A window of the Lactobacillus gasseri ATCC 33323 = JCM 1131 genome harbors these coding sequences:
- the murD gene encoding UDP-N-acetylmuramoyl-L-alanine--D-glutamate ligase translates to MKKIKTYENKNILILGLGKSGFSVAKLLLKLGAKLTLNDKKDLSNDDRAAELDKLGVRIISGYHPVEIFDKEKFDYLVKNPGIPYENPMVEKALKLNIPVITEPEIALNVSEAPYVCVTGSNGKTTTVMLTQRIMDHHLSKNGGHAYAVGNIGVPISEVVEKATDKDLLVVEMSSFQLLGVTDIKPKVAAIVDIYNNVHLDYHKTFDNYVEAKLRITQSQDQNDYFIANFDQKNILDRELKKTKAKVQTFSETDKTADYFIGDEYLESKDDHQIMKISDIKIPGIHNQQNCLVAIAISKLMGADDSDIQYALSTFTGATHRLQYVMTYNDRKIYNDSKSTNIEAATVAIPSFKEPEVLIAGGLDRGFMFDSLVPLFKKYVKSIVLYGETKYLLADAARKAGIKDIVIVNTLQEAVPRAYELSEAGDVILFSPACASWDQFNTFEERGDFFVKFIKELKTK, encoded by the coding sequence ATGAAAAAAATAAAAACATATGAAAATAAAAATATTTTAATTTTGGGTTTAGGAAAGAGTGGCTTTTCAGTAGCTAAACTTCTTTTAAAGTTAGGCGCTAAACTTACATTAAATGATAAAAAAGACTTATCTAATGATGACCGCGCAGCTGAATTAGATAAATTAGGTGTTCGAATTATTTCAGGATATCATCCAGTAGAGATTTTTGATAAGGAAAAATTTGACTATCTTGTTAAAAACCCCGGTATTCCTTATGAAAATCCAATGGTTGAAAAGGCGCTAAAGCTAAACATTCCAGTTATTACTGAACCAGAGATTGCACTTAATGTAAGTGAAGCTCCATATGTTTGTGTTACTGGTTCAAATGGTAAGACAACTACTGTCATGCTAACGCAAAGAATTATGGATCATCATTTATCTAAAAATGGTGGTCATGCTTATGCAGTTGGTAATATTGGTGTGCCAATTTCAGAAGTCGTTGAAAAAGCTACAGATAAAGATTTACTTGTAGTAGAAATGTCTAGCTTCCAATTGCTTGGCGTAACAGATATTAAGCCTAAGGTAGCGGCAATTGTAGATATCTATAATAATGTTCACTTAGATTACCATAAGACCTTTGATAATTACGTTGAAGCTAAACTAAGAATTACTCAATCACAAGATCAAAATGATTATTTTATTGCTAACTTTGATCAAAAGAATATTTTAGACAGAGAATTAAAGAAAACTAAAGCTAAGGTTCAAACATTTTCTGAAACAGATAAGACAGCAGATTATTTTATTGGTGATGAATATCTTGAAAGTAAAGATGATCATCAAATTATGAAGATCAGCGATATTAAGATCCCAGGTATTCATAACCAACAAAATTGCTTAGTAGCAATTGCTATTTCTAAATTAATGGGCGCAGACGATAGCGATATTCAATACGCATTAAGTACTTTTACTGGTGCTACACACCGTCTGCAATATGTGATGACTTACAATGATCGCAAGATTTATAATGATTCAAAATCAACCAATATTGAAGCAGCTACAGTAGCTATTCCTTCTTTTAAAGAGCCAGAAGTTTTAATTGCTGGTGGACTAGATCGCGGTTTTATGTTTGATTCTCTTGTTCCGCTATTTAAAAAGTATGTAAAATCAATTGTACTTTATGGTGAAACTAAATATCTTTTAGCTGATGCCGCTCGTAAAGCTGGTATTAAAGATATTGTTATTGTTAATACTTTACAAGAAGCTGTTCCACGTGCATATGAACTGAGTGAAGCAGGAGATGTTATTTTGTTCTCACCAGCATGTGCTTCTTGGG